Part of the Spirochaetota bacterium genome is shown below.
CAACCCTTCTTTTCATTAGTAGGATCTATAATGGTTATCTCAACGATTCCTGTGGCAGTCTTTGGCAAATCCATTTCACGCATAATCTTATCACCCGTATCTCGCGCCATGAATACAAGCTGATCATTGGCATCGAAATGGGAGTTGTCCTTGTCAACAGACTTCCCTTTTCCCTGGGTTAATATAAATTGATCTTTTTCGTCTAATTCATCGATTTGAAAAGGAATTGAAACAAAACTACCATTTTGTAGCGAATATAATCCATATCTGGAAATTGGTTTTCCAAGTATCTCCGAGCATTGATCTCCCGTTAATACAACGCAATCCATTTCACGCTCCAGCGTTTTATTGCTATTATTAGAAGCTATAATAAAATTGTTATGACAAAAAAAGACCAAAAATACACTAAGAATTAATGAACACATAACGATATCAATTCTCATGTTTATCCTCCATATATAACGGATATTAAGTTTTATGATTTATTCTAAATTAGATAAAGTCAAGAAAATTCTCCTCTGCTTACTTGAAATATCACCATATATTTGCGATAAAGAGAAGCCATCAATTAAGTCCTTTCTTCAGGATGGAAATAATTGAATTTCTATTGTTAAACAATAGAAATTATCATAAATAATATGTGTTATCTGATTTCCAATGCATTGAATATATAAATTTATATATATAAACTAAATAAATCAATTAAACATGCCGAAGATATAGTATAAATGATTGATATCACTCATTTGTTTATATTTTATCGCTCTTCAATTATCATAGAAAATTAGAGGTATATATACTAATGTAATATAGTTGATATTCATATTAATTAGCTAGGTAATGTTGATAATAGTTTGACAATTGGTGAAAAATATATTATATATTTAATATAATGCTTATTTAAGTGAATTCAATTAAGGAAAAAATGTTAAATTATGGAAGACAGAAGAATTGAGCCGAGAATTGATACTGCCTTTATTGTTAAGTGCAAGGTTTTACCGAAGAGGGATAAGACATTTTTTACTGTAATTAATAATTTAAGCACCGGTGGCATTAAAATTTTTTGTGATAAATCCCTGCCTTTGGGAAAAAATGTAGATGTCAATATAAATCTGCTTCAGGAAACAGCGGAAGCCAAAGCTCAGGTTGTATGGTGCAGCAAGAAGAAGAATTATTCAGGAAGATATTTAGTGGGATTGAAATTCTTAGAGGTCAATGAAACCAATATGCATAAATTGGGAAACTTTATAAATGTAATTCAATCCTATTAGGATTTAAAACATAAGAAAAATGATTTATTTTGCCATGTTTATTCACTCCTTTCCCAACATCAGCCTCAAAAACTTATCAACTCCAAAGTAACTTACGAAGACCTGATTTCCTCAAAGTTGGTCTGTTGATCATATATCGTAGAATCTGCTCGTTACCTATAATATCTACCCTTTTTTTAGCCCTCGTTATTGCTGTATAGATGAGTTCTCGGCTTAACGCCAGATTCGGTCTATCAGGCAGAAGCACAAGCGCATGTTCAAACTCTGATCCCTGACACTTATGCACTGTCATTGCATATACGGTTTCGTGCTCAGGCAGCTTAAGTGGAAGGATTGTCCTAAATCCACCCTCTGGTTTTGGACAAAAGAAACGCGGCTTATTATCACCCCCTGTTTCTGGAAGTATTATCCCTGAATCACCATTAAAAAGCTTAAGGCTATAATCATTCCTATTGATCATGACCGGACGGCCCCTATACCATCTGTTCTCTAGAGCGATTAGACCCTCATCCTTGAGCACTCCTTCAACTAACTCATTGATTTTATTCACGCCATAGGCTCCTTGTCGAATCATGCACAGAATAGCAAACCTTGAAAAAAGTTGGTACGCCTTTTCAGGTGTCTCGGTTGTAAGATATGGCTTATAACCGCTTATAATATATTCAGAAATAGCCATTCTAATAGAATTATCCGGCATTATATTTATTAGACTAACATCATTAAAACTTTCATCATGTAGAATGCCTATTGCATCATCAGCATCCCCATCTCTCACAGCTAAGCTTAGGGCCTCAATACCACTGTTTTGTCCAAAACGATAGCTCTGACGAAGAATTATGAGTGAATCTGCTATTGGAGGTTCATCAGCAAATCTATTTAATAGTGGATTCTCACTGCCAATAAGCTGACTAACCATATTTATGAAATCCCTTGAATAACCATGCTCATTCCCAGTATCACAGATATCGCCAAGAACAGCCCCTGCCTCTATGGATGCGAGTTGATCCTTATCCCCAAGAAGGATTATGCGTGATTTTAAGGGAATTGCTTCAAAGAGCTTTGTCAGGAGAGCAATATCTGACATTGAAGACTCATCAATAACGATGATATCATAGCGAAGTTGATTCTCTGCATTATACCTGAAGCTGGGAGAACCAGGTATCGACTCCAATAATCTGTGTATGGTAAATGTCTCATCAAGGATAGCCACTCGAATAGAATCACTACAATTGAGTAAAGCCCTTGAATTCTTAATCGAATCCTTAAGTTTAGCTGCGGCCTTTCCCGTTGGAGCGGCCAAGGCTATAGCAGGTATATACCCTCTTGCCTGCGCCTGTTCAAGAAGGAGCACAAGTATTTTAACAACCGTTGAGGTCTTCCCAGTACCTGGTCCGCCTGAAATAATGCACATGCACCTCATCACCGCTGAAAGAGATGCGATGAGTTGCCAATTATCACCTTCTCCATCCTTTGGAAATAACCGAGATATCCCATCTTTTAAAAGTTTTATATCGATATCATCAGGAACACAATCTAAACGCCTTCGTATGTTTGTTGAAAGAACCCTCTCATAAGCCCAATATCTATAGAGATATAAGAGACCATCATTATCTAAAATCAGCGGTTTATAGTCTTCTGGTTCACCGACTACAGAACAAGACTGTAGCTCTGCAATCCACTCCTCTTCATCTGGCAGTTTGAATTTTGGATTACTCTCCTCACTCCCATCAAGGACATCAAAGAGTTCTCTCCCGGCTATTGATGGGATATCAACGCATATGTTGCCCTTCCCTGTCTGATTGCTTGCTATTAATGCTGCAAGTATTAGCCCAATGCTATCGTTACAAGATAGCATTGTCATTAAGCGTGCAAATTGTCTGTCAATCTCAGTAAAATTATATAGATTTAGTAGCTCTACACTTTCCATACAGATGAAATCCAATTCTATGATTTACTAATTAGGCTTTTATTTAATTCATCGATCAATTCAGAAGAAGGGAAGTCATGAAAAATGCCGTATGAAGGACCACGTTGGGGATCAACACCCCGAACAAAGATGTAGAATACACCACCAAAATGTCTATCGTATCTATACTCGGTCATCCTTGTCATAAGATAACGATGCAGAGCTACTACATATAGATGATATTGAAAAAAGTAGTAATGATCTTCCATTGCAGAAAGAATTTCATCCTGATTATAATCCCTAATACTGTCACCAAGATAGTTCGATTTCCAATCAACGATATAGTATTTATCATTAAACATAAAAACCATATCAATAAATCCTCTTAAAAAACCCCTAACCGTTCTAAATCCCAACCTCTTCATGCGTGATGCGAATGACTCTGTACGAGTATTGAGGCCGCTCCAACTGGAAAATATATTTGATAACATCTCTGGCGATATCCGCTCAATGGGAAAATAGAACTCTAGTTCATTCAATCTGTGACTATTGTCAACCTTTTGAAGGATAAAGTCCATACATTCAGGCTTAAGAGGAGTTGTGAGCACATTTTTTATCATATTCGACATTACGCCCTGCCATCTATTGTGAAAACCATGCTTAGCGAGCTTTTGGGATATCAGCCTCTCTGTGCACGCAGAATTTGTGAGTGTATAATCTAGGTTTTCAAATATTTCATGAATGCAAGCGCCAGCAACAACTCCCCTCGGAAAGCTAAAAATAGTTTCACCTTCATTCACCCTATGCTGAAACCTCACCTCGCTATCTACCCTGTCATAATCCGGATTTTCCATGCCATATCGACTGTTTGATACAAGGGACGAATAGCTCGTGATCATCCAGTCCTTTGAGATGTAGCCCTTAAATTCCCTACAACTGAGTTTCTCATGTAACAGATCATAGGGCTGATATTGATAGCTATCTTGTGCCGGAATACCTGTAAGCATGATAGTACCGTCCCCCATCTCATCTATCCCTTTAACATCATCAAACATATCCTCATTGATCAAGGGTTTAACATAATCCCCTAATTCGCTAACAAGATTATGAGGGCTAAGATCGTTAGGTTTATGAAAAATGTATGCCAAAGCAGAGGATTCAGATTGATTTATCTTTCCCCATACAAGATAGCATCGATTCTTAGCTCTGGTGAGAGCGACATAGAGAAGACGGATATTTTCCGCCAATTCCTCCTTCTCAGCGATCCTCCTGTTCATCTCATCCATCGCATTGAGATCAAGTGTCAATCGATTGTCTCGAGCAGGATTGTGAAAGGTAAAGGATTTATTATCATCAATTTTTGCTCTATCCCAAATAAATGGACAAAAGACAATCGGAAATTCTAATCCCTTGCTCTTATGTATAGTTATAATCTTAACAGCATCTTCGTCCGTTTCAAGGCGAATCTGATTCTCTTCGGATTCATCACCCTGAAAAAGCTTTAATCTAAACCATTTGAGAAGACCATCTATACTCAGTTTATTTTCAACCTCCCCTCGATGCAAAACCTCGGAACAATGCAGCAGATTTGTTATTCTGCGTTCACCATCTGGGTAGGAGAGTAATTTAATACGTACATTCTCCCCCTTAAGCAAGACACGAAACATCCTGACGAAACCATACCGAGTCCATAGGTCATTGTATTGACTGAACCGATTCATCAAGGCTTCCCACCCTGTCTCATCTTCAGTGAAGGCAAGGATCTCATTTCCAGAGAATCCAAAGATATCAGTGGTAAGGGCAACCTTAATTCTCCTCTCATTTCCATATTCCACTATTGCAGACAACACCCTCTCCATCTCCATAGCCTCGTGGGAAACGAATATGCTCTCAGCGCCATACAACACACTGGGGATATTAAGGGATCTCAGTTCATCTTGCACAATTTTAGCTTGATTGTTCTTGCGAACAAGAACAGCGATATCGCTAGGCATAATTGCCTTATTAGCAATAACTGCCTGCCCCTTTCTGCCAAGATGAAGCAATCTGGATATTTCAGCAGCCAGAGAACGTGAGACTAGCCTTATGGCTTTTCCTTTGGATATAAAGCCATACTTCTTGTCAGCGTACTTCCTGTCAATAAACCAGATATGTAGCTGGGATTCATGTTTTCCATTGATATAAAGGAATTCGCTACTTTCCTTTTCCGAGGATTTAACCTCTTGAAAAGCTATATCCTCAAAGATAAATGGAACAAAATCCTTTGATCTTGAAAAAATAGTATTAACAGCCCTTATAAGATTCGGTTCACTTCTCCAGTTTGTATTAAGGGTATATCTGTACCGAATACTTGAAGAAGCCTTTATGTATGCAAATATATCAGCCCCCCTGAATCTATATATCGCCTGCTTCGGATCACCTATAAGATAGAGGATTCGATCATCTGTCCCAAAAATTGTTGTAAATATATCGTACTGAATCGGATCGGTGTCCTGAAACTCATCAACGAGCGCTGCCTTGAATCTACTCCTTACCGCTCGTGCCAATTCTGAATTATACCCTTCCCTTATAGACTTATGCATATCCACAAGAAGATCGTCAAAGGTGCGTATGTTACGAAGAGACTTTCTTTTATTCAACTCATCCTTAACATACTCAAATAACTCTCTGCTCTTGCATAGGATATAACGATCAAAAGTACTTTCCAGGGATCTATAACTTGTTTCAAAGTGTTCACAAAGATCAAAAAATGGATGAATAGGGTTTTGGAAATCCTTTTTAGTCGCCCTCATGATGCTTGAGGTAGTAAACCTATTGAAAGCATCGAACCTCAACATCGGATCGCCAAGACTGATAAAATCATCCATTGCTTCAATCCATGCTGGAATTGAACTCCGCCTGTATGTTTTCCTATTTAATGCAATAGCATGCAATAGTATCCCCTCAACCTCAAGCTTCATTGATGACCAATTGACACATAGCCTTTCATAGTCCTTCAATAATTCCTCGCCAATTCCATTGATATCTGGTGCAGTTACATCGGGAATTATCTCAAAGGATGGATCGATAGAACGGTTTTTTAAAACCTGAAGAAAATAATCAGGGCTGTATTTCTTCAATATTAAATATTGCGCTAACAATGACGGTGTATTATAGAAATTGATCCTCCAATAATCGTCAACGATCTCGAGCAATAATTCTGATTGTCTTGATAAAAGCTCCGTATCGAACAGGGAACCGCTCTCAAAGGCATTCTCCATAAGCATCCGCTGACAAAAGCCATGAATAGTATAGATTGAGGCCTCATCAAAATTCATAAGGGCATAACGCAGCCGTCTTATCGCACTTTCATCATTCCTATATTTAGTAATGAGAATATTCAAAAACTCATCACTGAGAGCGATGTTATGATTGCTCGTTAGGGCAAGCAAGGCCTCCCTTAAACGTCCTCGTATCCGATAGCGCAACTCCTCAGTGGCGGCCTCCGTAAAAGTTACTGATAGAATATCCTCTATCATAAACTGTTTTTCAAGAATTAAGCGAAGGAAAAGACTGGCGATGATGTATGTCTTCCCCGTTCCAGCGCTCGCCTCAATAAGATTAGTCCCATTAAGCGGACAGTCTATTATATTAAAACTCTTCATTTCTCCAGCCTTATCTGATGAGTCAATAATGGCATGAATACTTCTTTTGATAGTTCTGCAAAATCACTTTCAAAGGGATCAACCCTCCCAAAGGAGAGATTATAATACGGATCTTCTCGATCTCCACGACTGAAATCGCTACCCTCCCACTTCTGTATTGCCCTATTCAATGCCTCCTTATGGGAATATTCTTTTAATATCCATAAGGCATATTCACATGAGGTTGTAGGAAAGAAATGCAGTATTTCATCCTTCCCTTTATCATAGATATGAAGGAGTTTCTCAAGCAGGTCAAATGCATTGTTAAGGGGTTCCATCTCCCAAGTGGAATCCTTACAGATTAGAATAGTCTTTTTTGAGCTTGATCCCAGATTTAAGGCATTAAGGATTAGATGAAGTACCCAGGCTTTCAATTTATCCATTGCATTTGCCTTTGTATAATGCAAGCAGAGTAAAGCGGTAGGCCAGATATTCTGGATTCTTCCTATAAGTTTATATCCATAAATATCAAGATTGACATCAAGAGGATCAAGCATCTCCCCATTCATATGGGATTTTACATTTTTCCCAAATCTCTGGATCTCAGGTATTAGATTTTTGAAGGTCGCATGACCTATCATTCCGTGAGGGAGCAGACCCTCTGAACGAATTATTCCGTATAACGAATCGATATCAGAAACTTTGAGAAAACGTGAACAGATCTTCTGTTCAATATAATATTTATCCAAACTATCGATATGAAATGGCTCACGATCAATAATTCTATTCGATCTCTCATCAAGATATATGCCTAGTCTTGATGTTAAAAGGTGCTTCGCTGGATTGGAAAAAAATTTTATGAGATTATTGAGATCAATCACTTTATCCTCTCCATCATATCCGGAAAGCCTTCCAATAATAAAATGTGTTGATTGTTTTCTTTCATTTAACATGACCTTGCAGGCTCTAAGATTCTCTTCAGAATAACTGAAAAGATTCCCACTATTGTCGAAATAGCGTGAGCTGAAAGCCAGCAGGCGATGTTTGAAGAGGATATGATCTGTGATTATTCCATCTGGAATCTTAAAACCCTGTTCAATATAATCTATTAGCTCGCTCACGAGTACTGATGGAGGTATATCGCTATTATCCTGTATTCCCTGCCCAATATAGCTTATAAATAGAGTCTCTCTTGCAGAGATAATAGATTCTAAAAATAGATACCGATCATCTATCCTTTTGGAGCGGTCTCCTCGCTTAGGATTATTCGCAATTAAATCAAAGCTCACTGCTTTGGTGGTTCTGGGGAATGCGTCATTATTCATGCCAATAAGACAAACAACCTTAAAAGGAATACTCCTCATGGGAAGCATAGCACAGAATGTAACCCTGCCACTAAGAAATCCGGTCAAAGCACGATCCTGGTTTAATGCATGCTCCAACCATGTCCTCACAACTACAAGTTCCAACTTCTCGTGAATATTCGATTCCTCCTCAATTGCTATAAGCCTGCTAATAGCCTCCCGCAAAATCTGTATATCACCCGCGTCCTCCCCATCCAGGAAGAGATTATCAAGAATCGATAATAGGACCTCATCCCACTGAGAAAGAGTATAGAGATTGACAAGGGAACTAACATGATCTGAAAGCATTCTCGATAATTCTATAAACCTTCCAAGAATAAGTGATTCACTTCCCTCAATATTCTCATAGGGTAGAATGTCCATAAACATCGACTCGCCATTGCCAGACATGGCATAACCCAATAGAAGACGATCAATGCCAGCATTCCAGGTATTCTCCCGAAATTCTGGAAGTCCCTTT
Proteins encoded:
- a CDS encoding PilZ domain-containing protein, with the protein product MEDRRIEPRIDTAFIVKCKVLPKRDKTFFTVINNLSTGGIKIFCDKSLPLGKNVDVNINLLQETAEAKAQVVWCSKKKNYSGRYLVGLKFLEVNETNMHKLGNFINVIQSY
- the recD gene encoding exodeoxyribonuclease V subunit alpha, with the protein product MESVELLNLYNFTEIDRQFARLMTMLSCNDSIGLILAALIASNQTGKGNICVDIPSIAGRELFDVLDGSEESNPKFKLPDEEEWIAELQSCSVVGEPEDYKPLILDNDGLLYLYRYWAYERVLSTNIRRRLDCVPDDIDIKLLKDGISRLFPKDGEGDNWQLIASLSAVMRCMCIISGGPGTGKTSTVVKILVLLLEQAQARGYIPAIALAAPTGKAAAKLKDSIKNSRALLNCSDSIRVAILDETFTIHRLLESIPGSPSFRYNAENQLRYDIIVIDESSMSDIALLTKLFEAIPLKSRIILLGDKDQLASIEAGAVLGDICDTGNEHGYSRDFINMVSQLIGSENPLLNRFADEPPIADSLIILRQSYRFGQNSGIEALSLAVRDGDADDAIGILHDESFNDVSLINIMPDNSIRMAISEYIISGYKPYLTTETPEKAYQLFSRFAILCMIRQGAYGVNKINELVEGVLKDEGLIALENRWYRGRPVMINRNDYSLKLFNGDSGIILPETGGDNKPRFFCPKPEGGFRTILPLKLPEHETVYAMTVHKCQGSEFEHALVLLPDRPNLALSRELIYTAITRAKKRVDIIGNEQILRYMINRPTLRKSGLRKLLWS
- the recB gene encoding exodeoxyribonuclease V subunit beta is translated as MKSFNIIDCPLNGTNLIEASAGTGKTYIIASLFLRLILEKQFMIEDILSVTFTEAATEELRYRIRGRLREALLALTSNHNIALSDEFLNILITKYRNDESAIRRLRYALMNFDEASIYTIHGFCQRMLMENAFESGSLFDTELLSRQSELLLEIVDDYWRINFYNTPSLLAQYLILKKYSPDYFLQVLKNRSIDPSFEIIPDVTAPDINGIGEELLKDYERLCVNWSSMKLEVEGILLHAIALNRKTYRRSSIPAWIEAMDDFISLGDPMLRFDAFNRFTTSSIMRATKKDFQNPIHPFFDLCEHFETSYRSLESTFDRYILCKSRELFEYVKDELNKRKSLRNIRTFDDLLVDMHKSIREGYNSELARAVRSRFKAALVDEFQDTDPIQYDIFTTIFGTDDRILYLIGDPKQAIYRFRGADIFAYIKASSSIRYRYTLNTNWRSEPNLIRAVNTIFSRSKDFVPFIFEDIAFQEVKSSEKESSEFLYINGKHESQLHIWFIDRKYADKKYGFISKGKAIRLVSRSLAAEISRLLHLGRKGQAVIANKAIMPSDIAVLVRKNNQAKIVQDELRSLNIPSVLYGAESIFVSHEAMEMERVLSAIVEYGNERRIKVALTTDIFGFSGNEILAFTEDETGWEALMNRFSQYNDLWTRYGFVRMFRVLLKGENVRIKLLSYPDGERRITNLLHCSEVLHRGEVENKLSIDGLLKWFRLKLFQGDESEENQIRLETDEDAVKIITIHKSKGLEFPIVFCPFIWDRAKIDDNKSFTFHNPARDNRLTLDLNAMDEMNRRIAEKEELAENIRLLYVALTRAKNRCYLVWGKINQSESSALAYIFHKPNDLSPHNLVSELGDYVKPLINEDMFDDVKGIDEMGDGTIMLTGIPAQDSYQYQPYDLLHEKLSCREFKGYISKDWMITSYSSLVSNSRYGMENPDYDRVDSEVRFQHRVNEGETIFSFPRGVVAGACIHEIFENLDYTLTNSACTERLISQKLAKHGFHNRWQGVMSNMIKNVLTTPLKPECMDFILQKVDNSHRLNELEFYFPIERISPEMLSNIFSSWSGLNTRTESFASRMKRLGFRTVRGFLRGFIDMVFMFNDKYYIVDWKSNYLGDSIRDYNQDEILSAMEDHYYFFQYHLYVVALHRYLMTRMTEYRYDRHFGGVFYIFVRGVDPQRGPSYGIFHDFPSSELIDELNKSLISKS
- the recC gene encoding exodeoxyribonuclease V subunit gamma; protein product: MPELKLYMSNRLEILADRLACSLEEPLQSPLIPEIIIVQSRGMKRWISLQLAQRFGIWSNYRFPFPNEMVNEIFQAIFPDTPVDRFFDMDVIAWRIMRLLHQSVSMRESEDLDNYLRGGDYSLKRYQLSVQIANVFDQYLTYRPEMILEWDRGEDNCWQAELWRLIVEELSHSHPPALRGRFLERILDPSILKRVELPERISVFGISSLPSFHMDVLTALSASVDVNLFIMNPSQKYWADISSERDIAKSLSAGSGESPTAENLHLEKGNSLLASMGKLGRDFLWIIMEYYDPLDHSCFEEPGDDSLLHLIQSDILNMIDRGASPLEGDTIITDITEEWIRDDKSVTIHSCHSPMREIEVLKDFLLDLFNSSPELEPRDIIVMTPDIEAYSPFIQSVFQASTDDSQSIPFSIADMSIRRESRVIDTFFAVLDLAGGRFEASRVLDIIECEEVLQRFNLQSSDIELIRRWVSETHICWGVEARDRGEKGLPEFRENTWNAGIDRLLLGYAMSGNGESMFMDILPYENIEGSESLILGRFIELSRMLSDHVSSLVNLYTLSQWDEVLLSILDNLFLDGEDAGDIQILREAISRLIAIEEESNIHEKLELVVVRTWLEHALNQDRALTGFLSGRVTFCAMLPMRSIPFKVVCLIGMNNDAFPRTTKAVSFDLIANNPKRGDRSKRIDDRYLFLESIISARETLFISYIGQGIQDNSDIPPSVLVSELIDYIEQGFKIPDGIITDHILFKHRLLAFSSRYFDNSGNLFSYSEENLRACKVMLNERKQSTHFIIGRLSGYDGEDKVIDLNNLIKFFSNPAKHLLTSRLGIYLDERSNRIIDREPFHIDSLDKYYIEQKICSRFLKVSDIDSLYGIIRSEGLLPHGMIGHATFKNLIPEIQRFGKNVKSHMNGEMLDPLDVNLDIYGYKLIGRIQNIWPTALLCLHYTKANAMDKLKAWVLHLILNALNLGSSSKKTILICKDSTWEMEPLNNAFDLLEKLLHIYDKGKDEILHFFPTTSCEYALWILKEYSHKEALNRAIQKWEGSDFSRGDREDPYYNLSFGRVDPFESDFAELSKEVFMPLLTHQIRLEK